Proteins encoded in a region of the Vitis riparia cultivar Riparia Gloire de Montpellier isolate 1030 chromosome 7, EGFV_Vit.rip_1.0, whole genome shotgun sequence genome:
- the LOC117919255 gene encoding B-cell receptor-associated protein 31-like codes for MIQLLFLVLFAEGIVALLLMVKIGPLRELVMKGLDQVKMGKGPATVKTIAGTMSVILLSSVTSILKIQNKGAKLGTMTPMDQVLWRTHLLETSLMGFSLFLGFLIDRMHHYLQKLNRLRGNAGASKEEFEKLQKERAQLKEKEEQASKEIKLLQEQISTLTQDLKKLKLEAEEKDKKVETAEAHVVSLQKQAADLLLEYDRLLEDNQNLQTQALGFRG; via the exons ATGATTCAGTTGTTGTTCTTGGTTTTATTTGCTGAGGGCATTGTGGCATTGCTTCTGATGGTCAAGATTGGGCCATTGAGGGAGCTTGTGATGAAGGGTCTGGATCAGGTGAAGATGGGGAAAGGTCCAGCTACTGTAAAAACTATTGCTGGTACCATGTCTGTGATACTTCTATCAAGTGTTACAAGCATTCTTAAGATCCAGAACAAGGGTGCGAAGCTTGGTACTATGACTCCCATGGATCAGGTCCTATGGAGGACCCACTTGCTTGAGACTTCACTTATGG GTTTTTCCCTGTTTCTTGGGTTCCTAATTGATCGTATGCATCATTATCTCCAAAAACTAAATCGGTTAAGAGGTAATGCGGGAGCTTCAAAAGAGGAATTTGAAAAACTTCAGAAAGAACGAGCTCAGcttaaagaaaaggaagagcAAGCTTCCAAGGAAATAAAGCTGCTGCAAGAACAAATCTCCACTTTAACTCAGGATTTGAAGAAGCTAAAGTTGGAAGCTGAAGAGAAGGACAAAAAGGTTGAAACTGCTGAAGCTCATGTAGTCTCACTCCAGAAACAAGCTGCAGACTTACTCCTTGAATATGACAGGCTCTTAGAAGACAACCAAAACCTTCAGACCCAAGCTCTAGGATTCAGGGGTTAA
- the LOC117917308 gene encoding DNA replication licensing factor MCM6, with protein MEAFGGGFLVDEKAVRVENIFLEFLKSFRLDPSGELFYESEIEAMKSNESTTMFIDFSHVMRYNDLLQKAISDEYLRLEPYLKNACKRYVMEQKPTFIADDNPNKDINVAFFNIPLLKRLRDLTTAEVGKLVSITGVVTRTSEVRPELLQGTFKCLECGSVIKNVEQQFKYTEPVICMNATCANRTKWALVRQESKFADWQRVRMQETSKEIPAGSLPRSLDVILRHEIVEQARAGDTVIFTGTVVVIPDISALASPGERAECRRDAPQRKNSAVGHDGVRGLRALGVRDLSYRLAFIANSVQISDGRREADIRNRKKDADEDDNQQFMQEELDEIQRMRNTPDFFNKLVDSIAPTVFGHQDIKRAILLMLLGGVHKCTHEGINLRGDINVCIVGDPSCAKSQFLKYTSGLVPRSVYTSGKSSSAAGLTATVAKEPETGEFCIEAGALMLADNGVCCIDEFDKMDIRDQVAIHEAMEQQTISITKAGIQATLNARTSILAAANPTGGRYDKSKPLKYNVALPPAILSRFDLVYVMIDDPDDQIDYHIAHHIVRVHQKHEDALAPAFTTAQLKRYFAYAKTLKPKLSSEARKLLVDSYVALRRGDTTPGSRVAYRMTVRQLEALIRLSEAIARSHLETQVQPRHVRVAVRLLKTSIISVESSEIDLSEFQVENGEGGDDGHGGDGGNDGPAQPSTAAAEPTSGNAESGSGSGNQQGKKLVISDEYFQRVTQALVMRLRQHEESVMQDGTGLAGMRQRDLIQWYVGQQNEKNNYSSMEEAANEVSKLKAIIESLIRREGHLIVVDDGRQAAAEGEDSRPPSVSRNDRILAVAPNYVID; from the exons ATGGAGGCTTTCGGAGGAGGGTTCTTGGTGGATGAGAAAGCTGTACGAGTTGAGAACATTTTCTTAGAGTTTCTCAAGAG CTTTAGGTTGGATCCCTCGGGGGAATTGTTTTATGAATCAGAGATCGAAGCCATGAAATCAAACGAGTCAACCACCATGTTCATAGACTTCTCTCATGTCATGCGCTACAACGATCTTCTTCAGAAGGCCATTTCTGATGAGTATTTGAG GTTGGAGCCGTATCTGAAGAATGCATGCAAGAGATATGTGATGGAACAGAAGCCAACATTCATTGCTGATGATAACCCTAACAAGGATATCAATGTTGCCTTCTTCAACATCCCTTTGTTAAAGAG GTTGAGGGATTTAACTACTGCAGAAGTTGGGAAGTTAGTATCAATTACAGGAGTAGTCACTCGCACAAGTGAGGTTCGACCAGAGCTTCTCCAAGGGACTTTCAAGTGCTTGGAATGTGGAAGTGTCATAAAGAATGTTGAACAACAATTTAAATACACTGAG CCAGTGATATGTATGAATGCGACATGTGCAAATAGAACAAAATGGGCATTGGTTCGACAAGAGAGCAAATTTGCAGATTGGCAGAGGGTAAGAATGCAGGAAACTTCCAAAGAGATACCTGCAGGCTCCCTTCCAAGATCATTGGATGTTATTCTCCGCCACGAGATTGTTGAACAGGCTAGAGCTGGTGACAC GGTCATTTTCACGGGAACAGTGGTTGTGATACCTGACATTTCAGCATTGGCCTCTCCTGGTGAGAGAGCAGAATGCCGCCGAGATGCACCTCAGCGCAAAAATTCTGCTGTAGGACATGATGGTGTACGAGGTCTTCGGGCATTAGGAGTGAGAGACCTTTCCTATCGCCTTGCTTTCATTGCCAATTCAGTACAG ATCTCTGATGGCAGAAGGGAAGCCGACATCAGGAATCGAAAGAAGGATGCTGATGAAGATGACAACCAGCAATTCATG CAAGAAGAGCTGGATGAAATCCAAAGGATGAGGAATACTCCTGATTTCTTCAATAAGCTTGTTGACAGTATTGCCCCTACTGTTTTCGGTCACCAAGATATCAAGCGAGCAATCTTGCTTATGCTTTTGGGTGGTGTCCACAAGTGTACTCATGAAGGCATCAACTTGAGAGGAGACATCAATGTTTGTATTGTTGGAGATCCCAGCTGTGCAAAATCCCAATTTCTCAA GTATACTTCTGGTCTAGTTCCAAGGTCTGTCTACACATCTGGGAAATCATCTTCTGCAGCTGGGTTGACTGCAACTGTGGCTAAAGAACCAGAAACTGGGGAGTTCTGTATTGAG GCTGGTGCACTAATGCTTGCTGATAATGGCGTATGTTGCATAGATGAATTTGACAAGATGGACATCAGAGATCAG GTTGCAATTCATGAAGCCATGGAACAGCAGacaataagcattacaaaagcAGGAATACAAGCTACACTAAATGCTCGAACATCAATTTTAGCTGCGGCCAATCCCACAGGGGGGCGGTATGATAAGTCTAAACCACTGAAG TATAATGTGGCTCTTCCTCCAGCTATTCTTTCAAGATTTGATCTTGTATATGTTATGATCGATGACCCAGACGATCAGATAGATTACCATATTGCCCACCACATTGTGAGAGTTCATCAGAAGCATGAAGACGCACTTGCTCCTGCATTCACGACTGCACAACTGAAGCGATACTTTGCATATGCAAAGACTCTTAAACCAAAG TTAAGCTCAGAAGCCAGAAAATTATTGGTGGATTCTTATGTTGCTCTTCGTAGAGGTGATACAACACCTGGAAGCAGAGTTGCTTATCGCATGACGGTTAGGCAGCTGGAGGCATTGATCAGACTCTCAGAGGCCATAGCTAGAAGTCATTTGGAAACTCAG GTGCAACCTCGCCATGTTCGTGTTGCAGTGAGATTGCTGAAGACATCAATAATAAG TGTGGAGTCAAGTGAGATCGATCTTTCTGAGTTTCAAGTGGAAAATGGTGAGGGTGGTGATGATGGCCATGGTGGTGATGGTGGGAATGATGGTCCGGCCCAGCCAAGTACAGCTGCAGCTGAGCCAACTTCTGGGAATGCAG AAAGTGGATCAGGCTCTGGAAACCAACAAGGGAAGAAACTTGTGATAAGTGATGAATATTTTCAGAGGGTCACCCAGGCTCTTGTCATGCGCCTAAGACAACATGAAGAATCTGTAATGCAAGATG GGACAGGGCTGGCTGGAATGAGGCAGAGAGACTTGATCCAATGGTATGTGGGCCAGCagaatgagaaaaacaactacAGTTCCATGGAGGAGGCAGCAAATGAAGTTTCAAAACTAAAAGCTATTATAGAG AGTTTGATACGAAGGGAAGGTCATTTGATTGTTGTAGATGATGGTAGGCAAGCAGCAGCAGAAGGTGAAGATAGTAGGCCCCCATCAGTTTCTAGAAATGACAGGATTCTGGCTGTAGCCCCAAATTATGTCATTGACTGA